A window of Lacibacter sediminis contains these coding sequences:
- a CDS encoding DUF418 domain-containing protein: MSNNFVDMEQDSSVPSPVSTNPIPERLFSLDVIRGIALLGILLISIWEFGGFSTNEQNRLRLLGKGFDFNLFASALLLFEGKMRALFSLVFGAGIILYMQKPNQPGLPSTQELYIRRQMWLMAFGVINAFLLLWPGDILFQYGVMGILLFPFFRMSKKGLLIAAIIVTLIYCGKMYWFYADDHKAYKKFKAIELIEQKNKKDSAAQHIKDSLSGMSKADLAKSDSLFKEKTKLNRIQEGDKSRWEGLVKGLKYDSTKAPEKGEKTAMWGNYKKVWQHLYQRAQGKEAAWLYRIGIWDIGSMMLLGMALLGFGFFSNRFSTGTYVLLAIAGIALGIFLGWLRLDLQHSKHVDYIKYLSKKPISPMQFFPIERLSLALGYASLIMLLLRMKLLQWLWQAFAATGRLAFSNYFMQTIICTLFFYGYGFGYFGRLTQAQLYFFVVEIWIVQMVFSVFWLRFYQYGPVEWLWRCLVYRKRFSNKKENA, encoded by the coding sequence ATGTCGAACAATTTTGTTGACATGGAACAGGACAGTTCTGTTCCTTCTCCAGTTAGCACCAATCCCATTCCAGAAAGGCTGTTTTCGCTCGATGTAATAAGAGGCATCGCCTTGCTGGGTATTTTACTCATCAGCATCTGGGAGTTTGGCGGTTTCAGCACCAACGAACAAAACCGGTTACGCTTACTGGGTAAAGGTTTCGATTTTAATTTATTTGCCTCTGCCCTGCTGCTGTTCGAAGGTAAAATGCGTGCTTTGTTTTCTTTGGTATTTGGTGCAGGTATAATCCTTTATATGCAAAAACCAAATCAACCTGGTTTACCTTCTACCCAGGAACTATATATCCGCCGGCAAATGTGGTTGATGGCATTTGGTGTGATCAATGCCTTCCTTTTGTTATGGCCCGGTGATATTCTTTTTCAATATGGAGTGATGGGTATTTTATTATTCCCTTTCTTCAGAATGAGTAAAAAAGGTTTATTGATCGCTGCAATTATTGTAACACTCATTTACTGCGGAAAAATGTATTGGTTTTATGCAGATGACCATAAAGCCTATAAAAAATTCAAAGCCATAGAACTGATCGAACAAAAAAATAAAAAGGACAGTGCTGCACAGCATATAAAAGACAGCTTGTCCGGTATGTCAAAAGCAGATCTGGCAAAAAGTGATTCGCTCTTTAAAGAAAAAACAAAACTGAACAGAATACAGGAAGGCGATAAATCACGTTGGGAAGGATTGGTAAAGGGTTTGAAATACGATTCAACAAAAGCTCCGGAGAAAGGCGAAAAAACTGCTATGTGGGGCAACTATAAAAAAGTGTGGCAACATCTTTACCAACGTGCACAAGGAAAAGAAGCAGCATGGCTTTACAGGATCGGCATATGGGATATTGGTTCAATGATGTTATTGGGAATGGCTTTACTCGGCTTTGGTTTTTTCAGCAACCGGTTTTCAACAGGCACTTATGTATTGCTTGCAATTGCGGGTATTGCTCTTGGAATCTTTTTAGGCTGGCTGCGGCTCGATCTGCAACACAGCAAGCATGTTGACTATATAAAATACCTCAGCAAGAAACCTATCTCTCCTATGCAATTCTTTCCCATTGAAAGATTATCACTTGCATTAGGTTATGCAAGTTTGATCATGTTGTTGCTACGAATGAAATTGTTGCAATGGTTGTGGCAGGCATTTGCAGCAACAGGCCGGCTTGCATTCAGCAATTATTTTATGCAAACAATTATCTGCACACTTTTCTTTTATGGATATGGGTTTGGATACTTTGGCAGATTAACACAAGCTCAACTTTACTTTTTTGTTGTAGAAATATGGATCGTACAAATGGTGTTCTCCGTTTTCTGGTTAAGGTTTTATCAATACGGGCCCGTGGAATGGCTATGGCGATGTCTTGTATATCGCAAACGTTTTTCAAATAAAAAGGAAAACGCATAG
- a CDS encoding DUF418 domain-containing protein — protein sequence MQTYSTDNHLKPVQQAERIKTVDMIRGFALLGILLMNIPGFGINWDAWHRIMTGPENTKDYYTFAAIATFFEGTMRGLFSMLFGAGMILFTLNKKDTATGPTVTEYYYRRLLWLVLFGVFNAFVLLWFGDILFYYGMCGMMLYAFRNTNPKWLLVLGFVCMGVTMLKQQLNWNETTEKRKAYNEAIAVSKTGKQLSAEQQAAKDEWLEMEKRRKPDTTITNRNLRTMQSGYITIYQYWIPKNADGETWGLYHQWFWDGLTMMFIGMALFGWGFFSNKLSTSTYGMWLLVGYGIGIPISWFVFRGSLEDARNIGLYADRYYVNHTLLYDVRRILLSLGHASLLMVIFRSNIVPWLMRALANVGQLAFTNYLMQSIICTWFFYGYGFGWYNKLAFYELYYVVFAVWIFQLIFSSIWLKYFRFGPFEWLWRSLTYWQMQPMKR from the coding sequence ATGCAAACATATTCAACCGACAATCACTTGAAACCGGTTCAGCAGGCGGAGCGTATCAAAACAGTGGATATGATCCGTGGCTTTGCCTTACTGGGTATTTTACTCATGAACATTCCCGGCTTTGGTATTAACTGGGACGCATGGCACAGGATCATGACCGGTCCTGAAAACACAAAAGACTATTATACGTTCGCAGCGATTGCTACTTTTTTTGAAGGCACCATGCGTGGACTTTTTTCCATGCTCTTTGGTGCAGGTATGATCTTATTTACACTCAATAAAAAGGATACAGCTACAGGTCCAACAGTTACAGAATATTATTACAGAAGACTATTGTGGCTGGTTTTATTCGGAGTGTTCAATGCATTTGTTTTGCTTTGGTTTGGCGATATTCTCTTTTACTATGGCATGTGTGGTATGATGCTCTATGCATTCCGCAACACAAATCCTAAATGGCTATTGGTATTGGGTTTTGTTTGCATGGGTGTTACGATGCTGAAACAACAATTAAACTGGAATGAAACTACAGAGAAGCGGAAAGCTTATAACGAAGCGATAGCAGTTAGTAAAACGGGTAAACAGTTAAGTGCTGAACAGCAAGCTGCAAAAGATGAATGGCTTGAAATGGAGAAAAGAAGAAAGCCCGATACTACAATTACCAATCGTAACCTGCGAACAATGCAATCGGGTTATATTACCATTTATCAATACTGGATCCCAAAAAATGCAGATGGTGAAACATGGGGTCTATATCACCAATGGTTCTGGGATGGTTTAACCATGATGTTTATTGGCATGGCATTGTTTGGATGGGGATTCTTCAGCAACAAACTTTCTACATCAACCTATGGTATGTGGCTGCTTGTTGGTTATGGAATTGGAATACCCATCAGTTGGTTCGTTTTCAGAGGAAGTCTTGAGGATGCACGGAACATTGGATTGTATGCTGATCGTTACTATGTAAACCACACACTGTTGTACGATGTAAGAAGAATATTGTTATCCCTTGGACATGCAAGTTTGTTGATGGTTATTTTCAGAAGTAATATTGTGCCCTGGCTTATGCGGGCATTGGCAAATGTGGGTCAACTTGCATTTACCAATTACCTGATGCAATCGATCATTTGTACATGGTTCTTTTATGGCTATGGTTTCGGATGGTATAACAAATTAGCATTTTACGAACTCTATTACGTTGTATTTGCTGTTTGGATCTTCCAGCTTATATTCTCTTCGATCTGGTTAAAGTATTTCCGGTTTGGACCGTTTGAATGGCTATGGCGTTCATTAACGTACTGGCAAATGCAACCAATGAAGAGATGA
- a CDS encoding M48 family metallopeptidase: MKNLFTSFMVAILFIGCTQNMVTGRKQLSLVSETELQSMAQQQYNTFLSENKVVNASVNKDAEMVRRIGTRIASAIQKFYDAKGLTTVLDGYKWEFNLIDNKDANAWCMPGGKVVVYTGLLPITQNEAALAVVIGHEIAHAVAQHGSQRMSQGLLQQLGGAALQIALANKPAETQNMFMTAYGVGTTVGVMLPFSRKDENEADQYGLYFSAMAGYNPQEAIALWQRMAAAGGTKPPEFLSSHPSDETRIANLQRHMPEALKYYKPLKR, translated from the coding sequence ATGAAAAATCTTTTTACTTCTTTCATGGTGGCAATCCTGTTCATAGGATGTACCCAAAACATGGTTACCGGGCGCAAACAGTTGAGCCTTGTGTCTGAAACTGAGTTACAGTCAATGGCTCAGCAACAATACAATACTTTTTTAAGTGAGAATAAAGTTGTCAATGCTAGTGTAAACAAGGATGCCGAAATGGTTCGACGTATTGGAACACGTATTGCATCAGCCATACAAAAGTTCTATGATGCGAAAGGGCTCACTACCGTATTGGATGGTTATAAGTGGGAATTTAATTTAATTGATAACAAAGATGCAAACGCCTGGTGTATGCCCGGTGGTAAAGTAGTTGTGTATACCGGATTGTTACCCATCACACAAAATGAGGCTGCATTAGCAGTGGTGATAGGTCATGAAATTGCACATGCTGTTGCACAGCATGGCAGCCAACGTATGAGCCAGGGTTTGTTGCAACAACTGGGTGGAGCAGCATTGCAAATTGCTCTTGCCAATAAACCGGCTGAAACACAAAATATGTTTATGACAGCGTATGGTGTGGGAACTACAGTGGGAGTTATGTTACCTTTTTCCAGAAAGGATGAAAATGAAGCCGATCAGTACGGACTTTATTTTTCAGCAATGGCAGGTTACAATCCGCAGGAAGCAATTGCTTTATGGCAACGAATGGCAGCAGCTGGCGGAACAAAGCCTCCTGAGTTTTTAAGCAGTCATCCGTCTGATGAAACCAGGATTGCCAATCTTCAACGACATATGCCCGAAGCATTGAAATATTATAAACCCTTGAAGCGATAA
- a CDS encoding carboxypeptidase regulatory-like domain-containing protein, which produces MKANYFDFAAMLLSVLLLSAFVFQNGGTIKGSVIPVENAFRAFAILEKDTIKSNIVGGNFVLTDLKPGTYQLIIEAIPPYQHKFLTGIAVKQGESTNVGEIQLLLK; this is translated from the coding sequence ATGAAAGCAAACTATTTCGATTTTGCAGCCATGCTGCTCTCCGTTTTGTTATTATCAGCATTTGTTTTTCAAAATGGCGGCACCATAAAAGGAAGTGTAATACCTGTAGAAAATGCATTCAGAGCCTTCGCTATTCTTGAAAAGGATACCATCAAAAGCAATATCGTTGGAGGCAATTTTGTGCTCACTGATCTGAAACCGGGGACTTATCAACTCATCATTGAAGCGATTCCGCCATACCAGCACAAGTTCCTTACAGGCATCGCTGTAAAACAAGGCGAATCCACAAACGTCGGGGAAATTCAACTGTTGTTGAAATAA
- a CDS encoding L,D-transpeptidase, which yields MRYSHIVFILLTAFAFMQCEQPVEQKKIAKKKRSWIKPASLSYHVEKPNEWLQKNATAPQKKIVLAVNRTDSSFLKRMDSILVPDDLSGDLELYLPFPTSVSYLSNIEKIIFFSYPTQTFGAYEYGELIYAGPTNMGRKADPTPTGLYYTNWKAEKTTSTFNDEWDLLWNFNIENKLGVGFHQYELPGYPASHSCLRLLESDAKLLYEWADQWVLDKKEELLAKGTPVIVFGSYPFDGVKPWLQLISDPHSLDVTETTIQQITTPFINDILKQQEKRMKVVVSK from the coding sequence ATGCGTTACTCCCATATTGTATTTATCCTGCTTACCGCATTTGCCTTTATGCAATGCGAACAACCGGTTGAACAAAAAAAAATCGCAAAGAAAAAAAGATCGTGGATAAAACCTGCCAGCCTGAGCTACCATGTTGAAAAACCGAATGAATGGTTACAAAAAAACGCAACAGCTCCACAAAAGAAAATTGTATTGGCAGTAAACCGAACAGACAGCAGTTTTTTAAAAAGAATGGATTCGATACTTGTGCCTGATGATCTCAGCGGCGATCTTGAATTATATCTCCCTTTTCCAACAAGTGTATCTTATTTAAGTAATATTGAAAAAATTATTTTCTTCTCTTATCCTACCCAAACATTTGGAGCGTATGAGTATGGAGAGCTTATATATGCAGGCCCGACAAATATGGGACGTAAAGCAGATCCTACTCCAACAGGTTTGTATTACACCAACTGGAAAGCAGAAAAAACAACCAGCACATTTAATGATGAGTGGGATCTCTTATGGAATTTCAATATTGAAAATAAACTGGGCGTAGGTTTTCATCAATATGAGTTGCCCGGTTATCCTGCATCGCATTCCTGTTTGCGGTTGTTAGAGAGTGATGCAAAGTTGTTGTATGAATGGGCCGATCAATGGGTACTTGACAAGAAAGAAGAACTTCTTGCAAAAGGAACACCTGTCATTGTATTTGGCAGCTATCCTTTTGATGGAGTAAAACCATGGTTGCAATTAATCAGTGACCCGCATTCATTGGATGTAACAGAAACAACAATACAACAGATAACGACTCCGTTTATAAATGACATTTTGAAACAACAGGAAAAGAGAATGAAAGTTGTTGTAAGTAAATGA
- a CDS encoding lytic transglycosylase domain-containing protein has translation MKTTLWKQVGLSIILLPVCNRMYAKSPQQPHESLLSHLYVTNAVLHDSLIAKTTAAKNLIIPTVQLQSSVRGFVDQYLDEHAEMLENIKERNSSTFKTIQKILVKRGIPAELIYLAVVESKLKNSATSGVGAAGVWQLMPVTARHLGLRVEGKTDERRYLYKSSAAAADYLVELYKQFDDWLLVVAAYNCGSGNVYKAIKQSGSREFWKLQRYLPSETRNHVKRFIATHFYYEGEGSLATLTKTERNIYLASLIEAEEETNETDSTPAKTNQRFNWVSITQHEGEMNFLLRK, from the coding sequence ATGAAAACGACTCTATGGAAACAGGTTGGTTTGTCAATTATCTTATTACCTGTGTGTAATAGGATGTATGCAAAATCACCACAACAGCCACATGAATCTTTATTATCACATTTGTATGTAACAAATGCTGTATTGCATGATTCATTAATCGCTAAAACAACTGCAGCAAAGAATTTGATCATCCCAACTGTTCAGTTGCAATCTTCCGTTCGTGGTTTTGTTGATCAGTATCTTGATGAACATGCTGAGATGCTGGAGAATATTAAAGAAAGAAACAGCAGCACATTTAAAACCATACAGAAGATACTCGTGAAACGTGGTATCCCTGCTGAATTGATCTATCTCGCAGTGGTAGAATCGAAATTAAAAAACAGTGCCACTTCCGGTGTGGGTGCTGCGGGTGTTTGGCAACTGATGCCTGTTACAGCAAGACATCTTGGTTTACGTGTGGAAGGAAAAACAGATGAACGCAGATATCTATATAAGAGTTCTGCCGCCGCTGCTGACTACCTCGTTGAATTATACAAACAGTTTGATGATTGGTTATTGGTTGTAGCTGCTTACAATTGCGGATCAGGCAATGTGTACAAAGCCATCAAACAATCAGGCAGTCGTGAGTTCTGGAAACTGCAACGCTACCTCCCTTCTGAAACCAGGAACCATGTAAAACGCTTTATTGCCACTCACTTTTATTACGAAGGTGAAGGCAGCCTTGCCACTCTTACTAAAACTGAACGTAACATCTATCTCGCTTCTTTAATTGAAGCTGAAGAAGAAACTAATGAAACAGATAGTACTCCTGCAAAAACTAATCAACGTTTTAATTGGGTATCAATTACACAGCACGAAGGTGAAATGAACTTCCTTCTCAGGAAATAA
- a CDS encoding GNAT family N-acetyltransferase encodes MNHVLENPVYSALRTGDSHLAFGTERIKYFNEEVSPYVGFAHDDANGFADLYELLPEGRRVLYAKPIPAVIPQGWQLQHEIKGLQFVYEGSKNIEGDFSNIVSLADEHVDEMIELVKLTKPGPFGKRTIDFGYYHGIFDKGKLVAMTGQRLHAENYTELSAVCTHPDHLGKGYASALMQHQLQIILNHGQHPFLHVRDDNDRAIAVYERLGFKVSRPMNFYFMKRL; translated from the coding sequence GTGAATCATGTATTAGAAAATCCCGTTTATAGTGCTTTGCGCACCGGTGACAGCCATCTTGCTTTCGGCACGGAACGTATAAAATATTTTAACGAAGAAGTGTCGCCTTATGTTGGCTTTGCACATGATGACGCAAATGGTTTTGCTGATTTGTATGAATTACTGCCAGAAGGTCGCAGAGTTTTGTATGCAAAACCAATACCTGCTGTAATACCGCAAGGCTGGCAACTACAGCACGAAATAAAAGGATTGCAATTTGTGTATGAAGGCAGCAAAAATATTGAAGGTGATTTTTCCAACATTGTTTCGTTAGCAGATGAACATGTTGATGAAATGATCGAACTGGTGAAGCTTACAAAACCCGGTCCGTTTGGAAAGAGAACCATCGACTTTGGTTATTACCACGGAATTTTTGATAAAGGGAAATTAGTCGCCATGACAGGCCAGCGTCTGCATGCAGAGAATTATACAGAACTCAGTGCAGTTTGTACACATCCCGATCATTTGGGTAAAGGTTATGCTTCAGCTTTAATGCAGCATCAACTGCAGATCATTCTCAACCATGGTCAACACCCGTTCTTACATGTGCGTGATGATAATGACCGGGCTATTGCTGTTTATGAACGGTTGGGTTTTAAGGTTTCAAGACCGATGAATTTTTATTTTATGAAGAGGTTGTGA
- a CDS encoding peptidylprolyl isomerase: MSEIKLTTGEIHTAKGIMKFELYDDDAPIAAANFKKLVSEGFYNGLKFHRVIPNFMIQGGCPDGTGAGGPGYTINCELTGHKQIHDRGVMSMAHRGRNTGGSQFFICHNRNGVKHLDGVHTCFGRITEGVEIVDEIRGGDVMLKVILT, translated from the coding sequence ATGAGCGAAATAAAATTAACAACCGGCGAAATACATACAGCCAAAGGCATCATGAAATTTGAATTGTATGATGACGATGCCCCCATTGCTGCGGCAAATTTTAAAAAATTAGTAAGCGAAGGATTTTACAACGGATTAAAATTCCACCGTGTGATCCCCAACTTCATGATCCAGGGCGGATGTCCTGATGGTACCGGTGCAGGTGGCCCCGGCTATACCATTAATTGCGAATTAACAGGCCATAAGCAAATACACGACCGTGGAGTAATGTCGATGGCGCATCGTGGAAGAAATACAGGTGGCAGCCAGTTTTTCATTTGTCATAACCGCAACGGTGTAAAGCATCTCGACGGTGTGCATACCTGCTTTGGACGTATTACCGAAGGAGTAGAAATTGTGGATGAAATACGTGGGGGCGATGTAATGCTGAAAGTTATACTGACGTAA
- a CDS encoding Gfo/Idh/MocA family protein: MINWGIIGCGDVTEIKSGPAFNKVPGSKLVAVMRRNAAKAEDYARRHGVPRWYADAEELIHDDEVNAIYIATPPSSHEAYALAAIKAGKPVYVEKPMTVNYAAAQNLAKAAHVANVKLTVAHYRRRWPLFQKLKELLEGNIIGEVRLVRLQFDQQPPTAAQLSDEKYLWRFDPAISGGGLFHDLAPHQLDILYYLFGSAKVVTGLATNQGAYYNAPDLVTGTIQFNNGIVFNGSWCFAAAEPNDVCEIIGSKGSIRFSFFSGHTIEQKIIGEITQFNFSPLPHVQQPMIAEVVSYFSGHSANPCSAEEGAEIMRWIGQITK, from the coding sequence ATGATCAACTGGGGCATTATTGGTTGCGGCGATGTAACCGAAATCAAAAGCGGTCCGGCATTCAACAAAGTGCCCGGCTCAAAACTGGTAGCAGTGATGCGTCGAAATGCAGCTAAAGCAGAAGACTATGCAAGGCGACATGGCGTGCCACGTTGGTACGCCGATGCAGAAGAGCTTATTCATGATGATGAAGTGAATGCCATTTATATTGCCACACCGCCATCATCACACGAAGCATATGCACTCGCAGCTATCAAAGCAGGCAAGCCCGTGTATGTAGAAAAACCAATGACGGTAAATTATGCGGCCGCACAAAACTTGGCAAAGGCAGCCCATGTTGCCAATGTAAAATTGACGGTTGCACATTACCGCAGACGTTGGCCTTTGTTTCAAAAGTTGAAAGAACTGCTTGAAGGAAATATAATTGGTGAAGTACGATTGGTTCGCTTACAATTCGATCAACAACCACCGACTGCTGCGCAGCTCAGTGATGAAAAATATTTATGGCGTTTTGACCCTGCTATCTCCGGTGGCGGGCTCTTTCATGATCTTGCTCCGCATCAGTTAGATATTCTTTATTATTTATTCGGCAGCGCAAAAGTTGTTACAGGTCTTGCAACAAATCAGGGGGCTTATTACAATGCACCTGATCTTGTAACCGGTACTATTCAGTTCAATAATGGTATTGTCTTTAATGGCAGTTGGTGTTTTGCCGCTGCAGAACCAAATGATGTATGTGAGATCATTGGCAGTAAAGGTTCGATACGTTTTAGTTTTTTTAGTGGACATACGATTGAGCAAAAGATCATCGGAGAAATCACGCAATTCAATTTCTCTCCATTGCCACACGTACAGCAACCTATGATCGCTGAAGTGGTGAGCTATTTTTCAGGCCATAGTGCTAATCCTTGCTCTGCTGAAGAAGGGGCAGAGATCATGCGATGGATAGGACAGATCACAAAATAG
- a CDS encoding SGNH/GDSL hydrolase family protein, which yields MKKKAGYVLFLFISTILLAEIVLRIYNPFHFRVKGNTVQLPVNQKYKISTNASDGLDSVIIHTKNQLGFRGPDMGKDFANRYSIFVVGGSSTECLLLSDGEDWPNILLKKLQPQNPNLWINNAGIDGASSYGHILLLQQHLLRFKPKMIIFMLGINDINRVDINGFDNLVSINKAPLFVRAAEYSELWSTLLNLYRTKKARDKSLTHNSISAIIDGKTAMSDANMKKLNFNLQGGDGSLKATYKKRLLSLIELCRKNEINPVFITQPCITGNAVDSVTGKNMAHIQVTASMKGNEFWELLQAYNRITIETANEEQCFVIDAASSFPKSRQMYYDLMHFRKEGAQAFADTVYTSLAPYLSLVQQQK from the coding sequence ATGAAAAAAAAGGCAGGTTATGTTTTATTTCTCTTCATCAGCACAATTTTACTGGCTGAAATTGTGTTGCGAATCTATAATCCATTTCATTTTCGGGTGAAGGGAAATACGGTGCAGCTTCCGGTTAATCAGAAATATAAAATTTCAACCAACGCAAGTGATGGACTTGATTCAGTGATCATACACACAAAAAATCAATTAGGCTTTCGTGGTCCTGATATGGGGAAAGATTTTGCAAACCGTTATTCCATTTTTGTAGTGGGGGGAAGTTCAACAGAATGTTTACTGTTGAGTGATGGAGAAGATTGGCCGAATATATTGTTGAAGAAATTACAACCACAGAACCCAAACTTGTGGATCAATAATGCAGGAATTGATGGCGCATCTTCGTACGGGCATATTTTATTATTGCAGCAACATCTGTTGCGCTTTAAACCAAAGATGATCATCTTTATGTTAGGCATTAACGATATCAATCGTGTTGATATAAACGGATTCGATAATCTTGTATCCATCAACAAAGCTCCTTTGTTTGTACGTGCTGCTGAGTATAGTGAGTTGTGGAGTACGCTGTTGAATCTGTATCGTACAAAAAAAGCAAGAGATAAAAGTCTAACGCATAACAGCATTTCTGCTATCATTGATGGTAAAACCGCCATGAGCGATGCGAACATGAAAAAACTAAACTTCAACTTACAAGGGGGCGATGGCAGTTTAAAAGCAACATATAAAAAGCGGCTTCTCTCGCTCATTGAGCTCTGCCGTAAAAATGAGATCAATCCCGTGTTTATAACACAACCTTGTATTACAGGAAATGCGGTTGACAGTGTAACCGGTAAGAACATGGCTCATATTCAGGTTACGGCCAGCATGAAAGGAAATGAATTTTGGGAACTGTTACAAGCTTATAACCGCATTACAATTGAAACTGCAAATGAAGAACAATGTTTTGTTATTGATGCTGCCTCTTCTTTTCCTAAAAGCAGGCAGATGTATTATGATCTGATGCATTTTCGTAAGGAAGGTGCACAGGCATTTGCAGATACGGTGTACACATCTTTAGCTCCTTACCTTTCATTGGTTCAACAACAAAAATAA
- a CDS encoding RNA polymerase sigma factor: MPQQELFNNIYQTHYDKVHRLCKGYFNGHEGMAADATQEIFLKVWQHLDGFRGEAKLSTWLYRIAVNTCLLQLRKPATTKEIKTEQLPDVVAEEYNPVTDERLKKMYGCIQQLDETGKMIILMVLEGVEYSAIAEVVGSTEETLRVRIHRIKKQLSTCVQL, translated from the coding sequence GTGCCGCAACAGGAACTGTTTAACAATATCTATCAAACACATTACGACAAAGTGCACCGCTTGTGTAAAGGTTACTTCAACGGGCACGAAGGAATGGCGGCCGACGCAACACAGGAAATTTTTCTGAAAGTTTGGCAACACCTCGACGGCTTTCGTGGCGAAGCAAAACTGAGTACATGGCTCTACCGCATTGCTGTAAACACCTGCCTGTTGCAGTTGCGTAAACCGGCCACAACAAAAGAAATAAAAACCGAACAGTTACCCGATGTTGTTGCCGAAGAATACAATCCTGTAACAGACGAACGATTGAAAAAGATGTATGGCTGTATTCAGCAATTAGATGAAACGGGGAAGATGATCATCCTGATGGTGCTGGAAGGAGTGGAGTACAGTGCCATTGCAGAAGTGGTGGGCAGCACCGAAGAAACATTGCGGGTGCGGATCCACCGTATTAAAAAACAACTTTCAACTTGTGTACAACTATGA
- a CDS encoding alpha/beta fold hydrolase, which produces MKKQALLLVLSFFVILFHANAQHAFRVTITGKGAPVLLFPGFACTGDVFNETVAVLSKKYECHVFTFAGFGDVPAIEKPWLPKIKDQVTAYVKEKKLNNAVIIGHSMGGTLGLWLAATEQTLFKKVIAVDALPCTGALMVPNYNAATMIYDNPYSKQMLQIDTATFRTQAKQQVAFMMLNKEKQSKVIDWMMQADRQTYVYGYIDLLKLDLREDVANIKIPVIVLAATHPNKAMIEKTYNEQYAKLGNKMIHYADQSAHFVMYDQPDWYLTKLKENIQ; this is translated from the coding sequence ATGAAAAAACAAGCCTTACTGCTCGTCCTCAGCTTTTTTGTGATCCTTTTCCATGCCAATGCCCAGCATGCTTTTCGTGTAACCATAACCGGTAAAGGAGCTCCCGTGTTATTGTTTCCGGGCTTTGCCTGCACTGGTGATGTATTTAATGAAACGGTAGCGGTTTTATCAAAAAAATACGAATGTCATGTGTTCACCTTTGCAGGTTTTGGCGATGTACCTGCGATTGAAAAACCCTGGCTTCCAAAAATTAAAGACCAGGTGACAGCATATGTAAAAGAAAAAAAGTTAAACAATGCAGTGATCATTGGTCACAGCATGGGTGGCACACTCGGCTTGTGGTTGGCAGCAACAGAACAAACCCTGTTTAAAAAAGTAATTGCCGTAGATGCTTTGCCTTGCACCGGTGCATTGATGGTACCGAATTACAATGCTGCAACAATGATATACGATAACCCGTACAGCAAACAGATGCTGCAGATCGATACAGCTACCTTCCGCACACAGGCCAAACAGCAGGTGGCATTTATGATGTTGAATAAAGAAAAACAAAGCAAGGTGATTGACTGGATGATGCAGGCCGATCGGCAAACATATGTGTATGGTTATATTGATTTGCTTAAATTGGATCTGCGGGAAGACGTGGCCAATATTAAGATTCCGGTTATTGTATTAGCGGCCACACATCCCAACAAAGCCATGATCGAAAAAACATACAACGAACAATATGCAAAGCTGGGCAACAAAATGATTCACTATGCAGATCAGTCAGCGCATTTTGTAATGTATGATCAACCCGATTGGTATCTCACTAAACTAAAAGAAAACATTCAGTAA